A genomic region of Sulfobacillus acidophilus DSM 10332 contains the following coding sequences:
- a CDS encoding hypothetical protein (KEGG: tbd:Tbd_2174 hypothetical protein~SPTR: Putative membrane protein), with the protein MADRPDVGNISYKPSVNIAQAPKIVGPMLFFVTGWVILAWEAGLLAALRGDVARGAWGSPAVIGLVHGFTLGFLTMTMIGVLTQWVPVVFDVPPIPLSRIYWVWAVYTTGVILFVTGFLWPFPIALASGGILVATAITVMTVFVGGQLRRSKRPGDSMRGALAVSLVSLNLAWILGLGMALAWVGWWPWPHFLTWHLVTVLVGWVGLTLLAVQMKLVPMFAMGKMERVYPAVPVVLAFLGIGVGWSWPWTGTVGREWSAALWGASGLTAVIQVLWVIRTGKSPSRDPVFWGVFVGWLEWLLAAYWVTAHPVWSVFLMLWGAFTFVATYQSRILPFIIALAIARKLPGPPAKAFFMAQSFNPRRSLSVLAGASLLGALAILDGLRYHRAEGFFIAAGVLGMMLIGHIGQLALGIRRGRRDRRAVPKA; encoded by the coding sequence ATGGCGGATCGCCCGGACGTCGGCAACATTTCCTACAAGCCCAGTGTCAATATTGCTCAAGCACCGAAGATTGTCGGTCCGATGCTGTTTTTTGTCACCGGTTGGGTCATTTTGGCTTGGGAGGCCGGATTGTTGGCGGCTTTACGGGGGGATGTGGCGCGAGGGGCCTGGGGTAGCCCGGCAGTCATCGGACTCGTGCATGGCTTTACGCTGGGATTTTTGACGATGACCATGATCGGGGTACTGACCCAATGGGTGCCGGTCGTGTTTGATGTGCCGCCGATTCCCTTGTCCCGGATCTATTGGGTATGGGCCGTCTATACGACCGGCGTCATCCTTTTCGTGACCGGCTTTCTCTGGCCGTTTCCGATAGCCCTGGCATCGGGGGGGATTTTGGTAGCGACCGCGATAACCGTCATGACCGTTTTCGTGGGCGGACAATTGCGGCGCTCTAAGCGGCCTGGGGATAGTATGCGCGGGGCTTTGGCGGTCAGCTTGGTCAGTCTGAACCTGGCCTGGATTCTGGGCCTGGGGATGGCTTTGGCCTGGGTGGGATGGTGGCCTTGGCCGCACTTTTTGACATGGCACCTGGTCACGGTATTAGTGGGGTGGGTCGGGTTGACCTTGCTGGCCGTGCAAATGAAATTGGTGCCGATGTTTGCCATGGGCAAGATGGAGCGGGTATATCCGGCCGTGCCGGTTGTCTTGGCCTTTCTGGGGATCGGGGTCGGCTGGAGTTGGCCGTGGACCGGAACCGTCGGGCGGGAGTGGTCGGCCGCACTTTGGGGGGCATCCGGGTTAACCGCCGTAATCCAAGTGCTTTGGGTGATACGAACCGGGAAAAGTCCGAGCCGGGATCCCGTCTTTTGGGGCGTCTTCGTCGGATGGCTCGAATGGTTGTTGGCCGCTTACTGGGTTACGGCTCATCCCGTCTGGTCCGTCTTTCTCATGCTTTGGGGCGCATTCACCTTTGTCGCCACCTATCAATCCCGAATTTTGCCGTTTATCATCGCGTTAGCGATCGCCCGCAAGCTTCCGGGGCCGCCAGCCAAAGCGTTTTTTATGGCGCAAAGCTTTAATCCCCGGCGCAGTCTTTCGGTTTTAGCCGGGGCCAGTCTATTGGGCGCTTTGGCCATTCTCGACGGGTTACGGTATCATCGGGCCGAAGGGTTTTTCATCGCGGCCGGGGTGTTGGGGATGATGTTGATCGGGCACATCGGTCAATTGGCCCTGGGAATCCGGCGGGGACGCCGGGATCGGCGTGCGGTGCCAAAAGCATAA
- a CDS encoding glycerol 3-phosphate dehydrogenase (quinone) subunit A (PFAM: FAD dependent oxidoreductase~COGs: COG0578 Glycerol-3-phosphate dehydrogenase~InterPro IPR006076~KEGG: afo:Afer_0880 FAD dependent oxidoreductase~PFAM: FAD dependent oxidoreductase~PRIAM: Glycerol-3-phosphate dehydrogenase~SPTR: FAD dependent oxidoreductase), which produces MVVVIGAGATGLGVAWDLTLRGIPVTVIDQGDIGHGTSGRFHGLLHSGGRYVVTDPPAARDCYEESRILTRIFPGAVIPTGGVFVAVQNEDLAFQELWLKGCQRASIPVRELSPAALRQKIPDLTSAVQSAFQVPDGVLEGFTVLFRLARHIEAAGGQIWRQTRVEAIRMVNGRVSGVVIRTRQDDRRDIACQAVVNAAGPWAGDISRLLKDPLRMNLAAGMMIIFAHRRVPLVVNRLRHPGDGDILVPHGRTVIWGTTDVPQERPDPPRPTREEARRLIHLGEALFPEMGQWRVLRAFTGVRPLYHPGAVGDAREISRDFTVIDHLAQGGPEGAFSVVGGKWTTFRLMAERVADQVARYLSVDQKSRTRDVVLRPTEDHQARSAGPLVCECEGVSVSAWGDGAAPLDHRRLRSWFGMGPCQGTLCAHRATGLRAREVEPHQALAELRAFREERMAGMRPVDWGDNARQYALLEAVRQQTYAEMEEADDA; this is translated from the coding sequence ATGGTGGTGGTCATTGGAGCCGGTGCCACCGGATTAGGGGTTGCCTGGGATTTGACGTTACGGGGGATCCCGGTCACTGTGATTGACCAAGGCGACATCGGCCATGGCACGTCCGGGCGCTTTCATGGTCTTTTACACAGTGGGGGTCGTTACGTCGTGACGGATCCTCCGGCGGCACGCGACTGTTATGAAGAGAGCCGGATTCTGACACGCATTTTCCCGGGGGCGGTCATACCCACCGGGGGCGTGTTTGTAGCCGTGCAGAATGAGGATCTCGCGTTTCAAGAGCTGTGGCTCAAAGGCTGCCAAAGGGCGTCCATTCCGGTCCGGGAACTGTCGCCGGCGGCCCTACGGCAGAAAATCCCCGATTTGACGTCCGCCGTACAATCCGCCTTTCAGGTGCCGGACGGGGTATTGGAAGGCTTTACGGTGCTGTTTCGATTGGCACGCCATATTGAGGCGGCGGGAGGCCAAATTTGGCGGCAAACACGGGTTGAGGCGATTCGCATGGTCAATGGACGGGTCAGTGGGGTGGTAATCCGCACCCGGCAGGATGACCGGCGGGATATCGCCTGTCAAGCGGTGGTCAATGCCGCCGGACCTTGGGCGGGAGACATTTCTCGGTTATTGAAGGATCCGCTGAGGATGAATTTGGCGGCCGGTATGATGATCATTTTTGCCCATCGGCGCGTACCGTTGGTGGTTAATCGACTGCGCCATCCCGGCGACGGGGATATTTTGGTGCCGCATGGGCGTACGGTCATTTGGGGGACAACCGATGTGCCGCAAGAACGTCCGGATCCGCCCCGACCGACTCGGGAGGAGGCACGGCGTCTCATCCACCTCGGCGAGGCATTGTTCCCCGAGATGGGCCAATGGCGCGTATTACGGGCCTTTACGGGAGTACGGCCGCTGTACCACCCGGGGGCGGTGGGGGATGCTCGCGAAATTTCGCGCGATTTTACCGTGATTGATCATTTGGCTCAGGGGGGACCGGAAGGGGCCTTTTCCGTAGTCGGCGGCAAATGGACCACTTTTCGGTTGATGGCGGAACGGGTCGCTGATCAGGTGGCACGGTATCTGTCCGTGGACCAAAAGTCTCGCACCCGGGATGTGGTTCTCCGGCCGACGGAAGATCATCAAGCCCGGTCGGCCGGTCCTCTGGTGTGCGAATGCGAGGGCGTATCGGTAAGCGCCTGGGGCGACGGCGCGGCACCGCTTGATCACCGTCGACTCCGGTCGTGGTTTGGTATGGGGCCTTGTCAAGGCACGTTGTGTGCCCATCGGGCGACCGGACTGAGAGCTCGGGAGGTCGAACCCCATCAAGCATTGGCCGAGTTACGGGCTTTTCGGGAGGAGCGGATGGCCGGGATGCGGCCTGTCGACTGGGGCGATAACGCACGACAATATGCGTTGTTAGAGGCCGTTCGGCAACAGACCTATGCCGAGATGGAGGAAGCGGACGATGCGTAA
- a CDS encoding monooxygenase FAD-binding protein (COGs: COG3075 Anaerobic glycerol-3-phosphate dehydrogenase~InterPro IPR002938~KEGG: afo:Afer_0881 hypothetical protein~PFAM: Monooxygenase, FAD-binding~SPTR: Putative uncharacterized protein), giving the protein MRKAVVVGWGPAGYLTALLLAESGVQVTLVGDAVGSWPLWGGAWDFRNRDDQGRWVVRPQVAWQGVGAQHPFARWTPTVWERAWTVFHDVMMRWSIPFEGGGDKNHWTLTALGRPKRCYWVPAWQWITDEWTPLTVVRLPEFLDFPVELWSETYTRQTGQPLDIRELPKPPGWRADWTSLRWARFFDQPDGQGWLEETMSRLGPWRYPAVFPGVLGRDDTMSLIRRLERVTGQPVREIPLGPPALGGIRIERKLKTGLSARGVISISGRVVAYSPAGAVTLADGRVLHGEGVVWATGGILGGGITVQVDGQLLDSATGEVLTEAGRRRWGPYERVAGRQLAGCNPDRHGDGGAVTWASALWTAASFVSKEEAYVAPFGL; this is encoded by the coding sequence ATGCGTAAGGCGGTCGTCGTGGGATGGGGGCCGGCCGGGTACTTGACAGCCCTTCTCTTGGCGGAATCGGGAGTGCAGGTGACATTGGTCGGAGATGCCGTCGGCTCCTGGCCGCTTTGGGGAGGAGCCTGGGATTTTCGCAACCGGGACGATCAAGGTCGCTGGGTTGTACGCCCCCAGGTCGCTTGGCAAGGGGTTGGGGCCCAGCATCCTTTTGCCCGTTGGACTCCCACCGTATGGGAACGCGCCTGGACTGTCTTTCATGATGTGATGATGCGCTGGTCGATACCGTTTGAGGGGGGAGGCGACAAAAATCATTGGACCCTGACGGCGTTAGGGCGGCCTAAACGCTGCTATTGGGTACCCGCTTGGCAATGGATAACGGATGAATGGACTCCTTTGACGGTTGTTCGGTTACCGGAGTTCCTGGATTTTCCGGTGGAATTATGGTCCGAAACGTACACCCGGCAAACAGGGCAACCTCTTGACATACGGGAATTGCCCAAACCTCCGGGATGGCGAGCCGATTGGACTAGCCTCCGTTGGGCCCGATTTTTCGATCAACCGGACGGCCAAGGGTGGTTAGAAGAGACCATGAGTCGGCTCGGCCCTTGGCGGTATCCGGCGGTCTTTCCTGGAGTGCTCGGGCGGGATGACACCATGTCGCTGATTCGTCGACTGGAACGCGTCACCGGTCAACCGGTGCGGGAGATTCCCTTGGGTCCGCCCGCACTGGGGGGGATTCGTATCGAGCGGAAATTGAAAACCGGCCTTTCGGCGCGAGGGGTTATCTCGATCAGTGGCCGAGTCGTCGCCTATTCCCCCGCCGGAGCCGTGACGTTGGCCGATGGCCGGGTCCTTCACGGTGAGGGCGTCGTTTGGGCTACCGGCGGTATTTTAGGCGGGGGGATCACGGTTCAGGTGGATGGCCAATTGCTCGATTCCGCCACGGGCGAGGTACTAACAGAGGCAGGCCGGCGGCGGTGGGGGCCATATGAACGGGTGGCAGGTCGACAGTTGGCCGGTTGTAATCCCGACCGCCATGGGGATGGCGGGGCGGTGACCTGGGCATCCGCTCTTTGGACGGCGGCAAGTTTCGTGAGTAAGGAGGAGGCTTATGTGGCCCCATTTGGCCTATGA
- a CDS encoding glycoside hydrolase family 18 (PFAM: Putative peptidoglycan binding domain; Glycosyl hydrolases family 18~COGs: COG3858 glycosyl hydrolase~InterPro IPR011583:IPR002477:IPR001223~KEGG: dhd:Dhaf_4725 peptidoglycan-binding domain 1 protein~PFAM: Glycoside hydrolase, family 18, catalytic domain; Peptidoglycan binding-like~SMART: Chitinase II~SPTR: Peptidoglycan-binding domain 1 protein), translated as MPSVPRRGLFAITLALLPAWLLAPNTWAVSLLARGSHGPSVSVLQQELQDLGYHPGGITGTFSLTTESAVKAYQRNHQLVVDGIVGPLTDQSLAHSLRTAFIPVTGPLGNQTLRFLDAGQSVVTLQQDLGRLGYYAGAADGVFNDATVVAVRAFQAHQGLGVTGMATPATVQAIQAALNPKPPASSPSSPPANTGTPSSSTVPAASASPASPMVLGYYVPSSAAQQDLIAHASQITAIAPFWYSIRPDGSLHNLGQNESTVTTWCHDHQIGVYPMVINGYGNDTMLTNSSIMQQDVQTLINLTTTQGYDGLNIDFESLNNADESGLNAFVTDLAAGLHQAGKKLIVSVGPRTSDANGYHVYDYRTLGAAADYVDLMTYDDHDNTGSPGPVAPMNWVSAIVQYAEATIPSSKILVGLAGYGYDWSSAGNAEISDNQALALVNQYGYRWVGGTTDEPTITYTADGVTHTVWFEDSYSEAFKVALVSQNHLGGVALWDLGEEDSGVWPMLQNSLR; from the coding sequence ATGCCATCAGTTCCTCGACGCGGGCTCTTCGCGATCACGCTCGCCCTTTTACCGGCCTGGTTATTAGCCCCCAACACCTGGGCCGTCTCCCTACTAGCCCGGGGAAGTCACGGGCCTTCCGTGTCCGTTTTGCAACAGGAATTACAAGATTTGGGCTATCATCCCGGCGGAATCACCGGAACCTTTTCTCTCACCACCGAATCCGCCGTTAAAGCCTATCAACGAAATCATCAGCTAGTCGTGGACGGGATTGTGGGGCCGTTGACCGATCAGAGTTTGGCCCATTCCCTACGCACCGCATTTATTCCCGTAACGGGACCCCTTGGCAATCAGACGCTGCGGTTTTTGGATGCGGGCCAAAGCGTCGTCACGCTCCAACAAGACCTCGGTCGGCTCGGATATTACGCCGGGGCCGCCGACGGCGTGTTTAACGATGCGACCGTGGTTGCCGTTCGCGCTTTTCAAGCCCATCAAGGACTTGGGGTCACCGGCATGGCGACCCCGGCAACCGTTCAGGCGATCCAAGCGGCATTAAATCCTAAGCCGCCGGCCTCCTCGCCCTCATCGCCGCCGGCCAACACCGGCACGCCTTCCTCGTCGACCGTTCCGGCCGCCAGCGCTTCTCCGGCTTCGCCGATGGTCTTAGGTTATTACGTTCCGAGCAGCGCGGCCCAGCAAGATTTGATTGCCCACGCCAGTCAAATTACCGCTATCGCCCCCTTTTGGTATTCCATCCGACCGGACGGATCCTTGCATAATCTCGGGCAAAATGAATCGACGGTTACCACCTGGTGCCATGATCACCAGATTGGGGTCTACCCGATGGTCATTAACGGGTACGGCAATGATACGATGCTGACGAATTCGTCCATCATGCAACAAGATGTGCAAACGTTGATTAACCTCACCACGACCCAAGGATATGACGGATTGAATATCGACTTTGAGTCGTTGAACAATGCGGATGAATCGGGGCTCAACGCATTTGTCACCGATTTGGCCGCCGGTCTCCATCAAGCCGGAAAGAAATTGATTGTCTCGGTCGGCCCTCGCACCAGCGATGCCAACGGCTATCACGTCTATGACTATCGCACCTTGGGCGCGGCGGCGGATTATGTCGATTTGATGACGTATGACGACCATGACAATACCGGGTCTCCAGGACCTGTCGCCCCCATGAATTGGGTTTCGGCCATCGTTCAATACGCCGAGGCCACAATCCCATCCTCTAAAATTTTAGTGGGTTTGGCGGGTTACGGCTATGACTGGTCATCCGCAGGCAACGCCGAAATCAGCGACAACCAAGCCTTGGCGCTAGTGAACCAATATGGATACCGTTGGGTCGGGGGAACAACCGACGAACCCACTATCACCTACACTGCCGACGGCGTAACCCACACCGTATGGTTTGAGGACAGCTATAGCGAAGCATTTAAAGTGGCTTTGGTCTCTCAAAACCACTTAGGCGGCGTGGCTTTGTGGGACTTAGGGGAAGAAGACTCGGGGGTTTGGCCGATGTTACAAAATAGCCTGCGTTAA
- a CDS encoding YhgE/Pip C-terminal domain protein (TIGRFAM: YhgE/Pip C-terminal domain; YhgE/Pip N-terminal domain~COGs: COG1511 membrane protein~InterPro IPR017501~KEGG: aac:Aaci_0082 YhgE/Pip C-terminal domain protein~SPTR: YhgE/Pip C-terminal domain protein;~TIGRFAM: Phage infection protein, YhgE, C-terminal), whose protein sequence is MNSRTRLVISLGAIAVVPLLYSSTYLAAFWNPYGQVDRIPVAVVNQDQGSLGRLLVRHLPSGWRIEKTSWAQAMTALTDGHVGLVMRIGPHFTEGIVHRQDPSLIFFTNPRTNYLTALVMEREATAIAGAFQHQVAVNVLHSIMQSTGRLQSASEQAAKGAMALAEAAHGIARRTDPWVSASRALAVGADVLANQTCLWQAQERLWGTSFGDWQQAYQAWTGQLLPLDGGAANLVHQLDQVAEQTVPLATTSDQLAGTAGQAAQSASLALSQTQALTRIVAENHQLVANLTASVGSGQVNAPTVEALLAQLTSSDLALETAVGQLASTQSQWATATRQIATDSQVLRQNGTSVSQGVSAVTTALKTWQGQLTDWQSGGQILSRQSARLFKGSAELSEAAGGLARGADSWARQVRSWSVDGSQLMAGLTRWQGQAQQWSGAVAHFPEALSHLSLTLPQLTGPFRVRLVSIASRETYGSGLAPYFIGLSLWVGAVVATVLIPGGSKAKAGLVRRLYWSAGLSLAQAALLVLGLEALLPFHPVHPWAFLAAMGGITLAWWILVRGLVEHLGDAGRIAAIALLVLQLAASSGTYPVRLSPGFFQVIHPWLPMTWAIHWLRYAISGAAPTTVGSNVIRLALLSGLSGAFIRWLPWQWRFEAPVLTGSSAAAGEKGLPPSEVQSL, encoded by the coding sequence CCGTTATTGTATAGCAGCACCTATTTAGCGGCGTTTTGGAATCCTTATGGCCAGGTGGACCGGATACCGGTGGCGGTCGTCAACCAAGATCAGGGCTCCTTAGGACGCCTATTGGTCCGACATCTGCCGAGCGGTTGGCGGATCGAGAAGACGTCCTGGGCGCAGGCGATGACGGCGTTAACCGATGGACATGTGGGGTTAGTGATGCGGATTGGCCCTCATTTTACCGAAGGGATTGTCCATCGGCAGGATCCTTCCTTGATATTTTTCACCAATCCCCGCACCAATTATTTGACGGCGTTGGTCATGGAGCGGGAGGCGACCGCGATTGCCGGGGCTTTTCAGCATCAGGTGGCGGTTAACGTGCTGCATTCGATCATGCAAAGCACGGGTCGACTACAATCGGCAAGCGAGCAAGCGGCAAAGGGTGCAATGGCGTTAGCGGAGGCGGCGCATGGGATCGCCCGTCGTACCGACCCGTGGGTTTCCGCAAGTCGCGCGTTGGCGGTTGGCGCTGACGTTCTAGCGAATCAGACGTGTCTCTGGCAAGCCCAAGAACGGTTGTGGGGAACGTCTTTCGGGGATTGGCAGCAAGCGTACCAGGCATGGACCGGTCAGCTTTTACCGTTGGACGGGGGGGCGGCCAATCTCGTTCATCAACTGGATCAAGTGGCCGAACAAACGGTCCCGTTAGCCACCACGAGTGATCAATTGGCAGGAACCGCCGGCCAAGCCGCCCAATCGGCATCCCTAGCCCTGTCGCAAACCCAAGCACTGACTCGGATCGTGGCCGAAAATCATCAGCTCGTCGCCAACCTCACGGCGTCGGTCGGGAGCGGCCAGGTCAATGCTCCGACCGTGGAGGCGCTCTTGGCTCAATTGACCAGCTCCGACCTGGCATTAGAGACTGCGGTTGGCCAACTCGCGTCAACCCAAAGTCAGTGGGCGACGGCGACGCGTCAGATCGCCACCGATTCCCAGGTGTTGAGACAAAACGGCACCTCCGTCAGTCAAGGGGTGAGTGCGGTCACGACGGCCCTCAAGACCTGGCAAGGGCAATTGACGGATTGGCAAAGCGGTGGACAAATACTCAGCCGTCAATCCGCCCGCCTTTTCAAGGGGAGCGCCGAGTTGTCGGAAGCGGCGGGGGGATTGGCCCGGGGAGCCGATAGCTGGGCTCGACAGGTACGTTCGTGGTCCGTAGACGGATCTCAATTGATGGCGGGATTGACCCGATGGCAAGGACAGGCTCAACAATGGTCCGGTGCGGTGGCGCACTTTCCCGAGGCGTTGTCGCACCTATCCCTCACGTTGCCCCAGTTGACGGGCCCGTTTCGGGTGCGCCTAGTGTCGATCGCGAGCCGGGAAACCTACGGCAGCGGATTGGCCCCTTATTTTATCGGCCTTTCGCTTTGGGTAGGGGCTGTCGTAGCCACGGTGCTCATTCCCGGCGGATCCAAGGCCAAGGCGGGTTTGGTCCGACGCCTTTATTGGAGTGCGGGATTGTCCTTGGCGCAAGCGGCACTCTTGGTTCTGGGGTTGGAGGCATTGTTGCCGTTTCATCCGGTTCATCCCTGGGCCTTTTTGGCCGCGATGGGCGGGATTACCTTGGCGTGGTGGATCTTGGTGCGCGGTTTGGTGGAACATTTGGGCGATGCCGGTCGGATTGCCGCAATTGCCCTATTGGTTTTACAGTTGGCCGCCTCGAGCGGTACGTACCCCGTGCGCCTATCGCCAGGGTTCTTTCAAGTCATTCATCCCTGGTTGCCCATGACCTGGGCCATTCATTGGTTGCGGTATGCGATTAGCGGAGCCGCCCCGACCACGGTCGGTTCCAATGTTATTCGATTGGCCCTTTTGAGCGGTTTGAGCGGGGCTTTCATCCGATGGCTTCCGTGGCAGTGGCGGTTTGAAGCGCCGGTTCTGACGGGGTCATCGGCGGCCGCCGGTGAAAAAGGCCTTCCCCCGTCCGAGGTACAAAGTTTGTAA
- a CDS encoding protein of unknown function DUF224 cysteine-rich region domain protein (PFAM: Cysteine-rich domain~COGs: COG0247 Fe-S oxidoreductase~InterPro IPR001450:IPR004017~KEGG: afo:Afer_0882 protein of unknown function DUF224 cysteine-rich region domain protein~PFAM: Cysteine-rich region, CCG; 4Fe-4S ferredoxin, iron-sulphur binding, subgroup~SPTR: Putative uncharacterized protein): MWPHLAYDACLKCQICLSACPVYWVEDDFPGPKAAGPDWYRRAEAGDDTPLPHVDDCTFCQLCEEACPADVPIAHLIAEHKARLSKSGRMRMRDFILKRPHWVARYPRLGHIRGAVAEWMGLSRQSRRPRIYRQRTATRSTVRPPVQGRVGLFIDCFNRGYDEVVIARAEALLNLWGYEVIRLPAEFRCCGAAAYAGGDSALARRLGHETALAIESVVRREKPSVLVTLNATCDGTLRDEWPTYYGLSISLPVIPFEEFAWEKAPQEFWAVLRRAAPETSLTHTTCRGQVARGNGLLSALAKRAGWEAVHLPISCCGAAGSYAFKAEHDATAHRLAEAALPAVSRDPSFLMVDSGTCAVHLQQVLGIVARHPAYWLYERYQEGMKENDGTPKALNADHHSGAPSA; encoded by the coding sequence ATGTGGCCCCATTTGGCCTATGATGCGTGCCTGAAATGTCAAATCTGCCTATCGGCCTGTCCGGTCTATTGGGTCGAGGACGACTTTCCTGGGCCGAAAGCCGCCGGACCCGATTGGTACCGCCGGGCAGAAGCCGGCGACGATACCCCGTTGCCGCATGTCGATGATTGTACTTTTTGTCAGTTATGTGAGGAGGCGTGTCCGGCCGACGTGCCGATTGCCCATTTAATTGCCGAACATAAGGCACGCCTATCCAAATCCGGCCGGATGCGCATGCGGGATTTTATCTTGAAGCGGCCCCACTGGGTGGCGCGTTATCCTCGGTTGGGCCACATACGGGGGGCTGTGGCCGAGTGGATGGGACTTTCTCGTCAGAGCCGACGTCCCCGTATCTATCGCCAACGGACGGCTACGCGTTCGACGGTTCGGCCTCCGGTACAAGGGCGGGTGGGACTCTTTATCGATTGTTTCAATCGGGGGTATGATGAAGTCGTCATTGCGCGAGCCGAGGCTCTGCTGAATCTGTGGGGATATGAGGTAATCCGCTTACCTGCCGAATTCCGGTGCTGTGGGGCCGCCGCCTATGCCGGCGGAGATTCGGCCTTAGCCCGACGATTGGGCCACGAGACGGCCCTGGCTATCGAATCCGTAGTTCGCCGGGAGAAGCCGAGTGTCTTGGTCACCTTAAATGCGACCTGTGACGGGACATTGCGGGACGAATGGCCGACCTATTACGGCTTGTCGATATCACTTCCGGTCATCCCGTTTGAAGAGTTCGCTTGGGAAAAGGCGCCGCAAGAATTTTGGGCGGTGCTGCGACGGGCCGCTCCCGAAACGAGTCTGACCCATACCACCTGTCGGGGACAGGTGGCACGCGGGAACGGTTTGTTGTCCGCTTTAGCCAAACGCGCCGGATGGGAGGCGGTTCATTTACCCATAAGCTGTTGCGGAGCCGCCGGGAGTTATGCATTTAAAGCGGAACATGACGCTACGGCCCATCGGTTGGCCGAGGCGGCTCTTCCCGCGGTCTCCCGGGACCCGTCGTTTTTAATGGTAGACAGTGGCACCTGTGCCGTACATTTGCAACAGGTCCTGGGAATCGTCGCGCGGCACCCCGCGTACTGGCTTTACGAACGCTATCAAGAAGGGATGAAAGAGAATGACGGAACCCCGAAGGCGCTCAATGCCGACCATCATTCCGGCGCTCCGTCGGCTTGA
- a CDS encoding glycerol-3-phosphate responsive antiterminator, GlpP (PFAM: Glycerol-3-phosphate responsive antiterminator~COGs: COG1954 Glycerol-3-phosphate responsive antiterminator (mRNA-binding)~InterPro IPR006699~KEGG: bts:Btus_2092 glycerol-3-phosphate responsive antiterminator, GlpP~PFAM: Glycerol-3-phosphate responsive antiterminator~SPTR: Glycerol-3-phosphate responsive antiterminator, GlpP) yields MTEPRRRSMPTIIPALRRLEDIPRLPPGDGLRWVFMLGGTLSTVPEAVRTLHQRGWRVFVHVDMLRGLTADGEGLKFLQQVIRPEGIITTHSQTVTQAKKVGLFTIQRIFLLDSQSVATGVAQVRAAAPDAVETLPGILPGITRDICRQVTCPVIAAGLIQNPEQVENMLAVGAASISTSTPTLWHWQRGG; encoded by the coding sequence ATGACGGAACCCCGAAGGCGCTCAATGCCGACCATCATTCCGGCGCTCCGTCGGCTTGAGGATATTCCCCGCTTACCGCCGGGTGACGGGTTACGGTGGGTATTTATGTTAGGGGGGACATTGTCTACCGTTCCAGAGGCGGTTCGCACGCTTCATCAACGGGGGTGGCGCGTCTTTGTGCATGTCGACATGTTACGAGGCCTTACGGCCGATGGCGAAGGGCTTAAGTTTCTTCAGCAGGTGATTCGCCCGGAGGGCATTATCACCACCCATTCGCAGACGGTCACGCAGGCCAAAAAGGTAGGCCTTTTTACCATACAGCGGATATTTTTGTTGGATAGTCAATCGGTGGCGACCGGCGTTGCCCAGGTGCGGGCAGCCGCCCCCGATGCCGTCGAGACACTCCCGGGTATCTTGCCCGGTATCACCCGGGACATTTGCCGCCAGGTGACGTGTCCAGTCATTGCGGCCGGGCTGATCCAAAATCCGGAACAGGTCGAGAACATGCTGGCCGTCGGAGCGGCCAGTATTTCCACGAGTACGCCGACCCTATGGCATTGGCAGAGAGGGGGATAA